One Streptomyces sp. V4I8 genomic window carries:
- a CDS encoding PEP/pyruvate-binding domain-containing protein: protein MTTLDERHGEGARDGEEHRGEQHGHVALGEVEAYGPAVVPLDRPATALLPSMGSKAANLARAARAGLPVLPRFVIPHRAGGDTVALRRAWDELSEGRARPLVVRSSSPQEDTAESSLAGQFASVLDVRGWRDFRTAVETVLDSAHRPDGSTAPMAVLVQPMLTVRVGGVMFGADPVAGRADRILVSAVRGGPDSLVSGAQAGTDYWLSGHGRLLRTGAADRGSLMEGRSLTEGRSLLTRAELFRLARLARQIRRVFGGPQDVEFGFDEDGRLWLFQSRPITAMAARPARGARLLGPGPVAETLPEQLAPLEEDLWVAPMARGLAAALDIGGSAPRRLLKSAPVVTTVGGRAAADLRLLGTVPPRHRWLALLNPAPGARRLSAAWRVGRLASALPGLATDLTADVDRHLAEIPSPAGLSAPILAAELRWTRRALVSLHAQEALAGALLLTPAKAEQPPLPVVFISRLVDAPRRMMSYL from the coding sequence ATGACGACGCTCGATGAACGTCACGGAGAAGGTGCGCGCGACGGGGAAGAGCACCGGGGCGAGCAGCACGGCCACGTCGCCCTCGGCGAGGTCGAGGCATACGGCCCGGCCGTCGTCCCGCTGGACCGGCCCGCCACCGCACTCCTCCCGTCGATGGGGTCCAAGGCCGCGAACCTCGCCCGCGCGGCCCGCGCCGGACTGCCCGTGCTGCCCAGGTTCGTGATCCCGCACCGCGCCGGCGGCGACACGGTCGCCCTGCGGCGCGCCTGGGACGAACTCTCCGAAGGCCGCGCCCGGCCGCTCGTCGTACGGTCGTCCTCACCGCAGGAGGACACGGCGGAGTCGTCCCTGGCGGGCCAGTTCGCCTCGGTGCTCGACGTACGCGGCTGGCGGGACTTCCGTACGGCCGTCGAGACCGTCCTCGATTCGGCGCACCGGCCCGACGGGTCCACTGCGCCGATGGCGGTGCTGGTGCAGCCCATGCTGACGGTACGGGTCGGCGGCGTGATGTTCGGTGCCGACCCGGTGGCGGGGCGGGCCGACCGGATCCTGGTCAGCGCGGTGCGCGGCGGACCGGACAGCCTGGTCAGCGGCGCGCAGGCCGGCACCGACTACTGGCTGAGCGGGCACGGCCGTCTCCTGCGGACCGGGGCCGCGGACCGCGGCTCACTCATGGAGGGCCGCTCGCTCACGGAGGGCCGCTCGCTTCTCACGCGCGCCGAGTTGTTCCGGCTGGCGCGGCTCGCGCGGCAGATCAGGCGGGTGTTCGGCGGGCCGCAGGATGTCGAGTTCGGGTTCGACGAGGACGGGCGGCTGTGGCTGTTCCAGAGCCGGCCGATCACCGCGATGGCGGCGCGGCCGGCGCGCGGGGCGCGGCTGCTCGGGCCCGGACCGGTGGCGGAGACACTGCCGGAGCAACTGGCACCACTGGAGGAGGACCTGTGGGTGGCGCCGATGGCCCGGGGCCTCGCCGCCGCGCTCGACATCGGGGGCAGCGCGCCCCGCCGACTGCTCAAGTCGGCGCCGGTGGTCACCACGGTGGGCGGGCGTGCGGCCGCCGACCTGCGTCTCCTCGGCACCGTCCCACCCCGGCACCGGTGGCTCGCGCTGCTCAACCCGGCGCCCGGAGCGCGCCGGCTCAGCGCGGCCTGGCGGGTGGGCCGCCTCGCCTCCGCCCTGCCCGGACTGGCGACCGACCTCACCGCCGATGTGGACCGCCACCTCGCCGAGATCCCGTCGCCCGCCGGCCTCTCCGCCCCCATTCTGGCCGCGGAGCTCCGCTGGACCCGCCGGGCCCTGGTCTCCCTGCATGCCCAGGAGGCCCTCGCGGGCGCCCTCCTCTTGACCCCGGCCAAGGCGGAGCAGCCCCCGCTGCCGGTGGTGTTCATCAGCCGCCTGGTGGACGCTCCGCGGCGCATGATGTCGTACCTGTGA
- a CDS encoding DUF397 domain-containing protein, translating into MDRIKPRIHVYNGMPARDLGSEGWHKPWSGGNGGNCLEAMKLADGRIAVRQSTDPDGPALIYTSDEMTAFIEGAKAGEADFLLS; encoded by the coding sequence ATGGATCGCATCAAGCCGCGCATACACGTCTACAACGGCATGCCCGCGCGGGACTTGGGCAGCGAAGGCTGGCACAAGCCGTGGAGCGGCGGCAACGGAGGGAACTGCCTGGAGGCGATGAAGCTCGCCGACGGCCGGATCGCCGTCCGTCAGTCGACCGACCCGGACGGTCCGGCGCTGATCTACACCTCGGACGAGATGACGGCGTTCATCGAGGGCGCCAAGGCGGGAGAGGCGGACTTCCTCCTCTCCTGA
- a CDS encoding helix-turn-helix transcriptional regulator — protein MSEPRSAPTVGQVVLGRRLLDLRERAGLKREEAARVLRVAPATVRRMEMAEVGLKIPYLQLLLKAYGISDDEAAAFVQLAEEANKPGWWQRFHDILPGWFSMYVSLEGAAGLIRSYEPHFVPGLLQTEDYARGVLRSGAIGQTSPDDIERHVALRMQRQQLLTREDAPRLWVVMDETVLRRQVGGPEVMRAQIDRLLEATKLPNVTLQVAPFANGPHPGTYGPFVLFRFAMSELPDMVYSEYLTGAVYLDARTEVATHLEVMDRMAAQAATAHRTKGILRDLRKEL, from the coding sequence GTGAGCGAGCCGCGGTCCGCGCCTACGGTCGGTCAGGTCGTCCTGGGCCGGCGCCTGCTCGACCTGCGCGAGCGTGCCGGGCTCAAGCGCGAGGAGGCCGCCCGCGTCCTGCGCGTCGCCCCCGCCACGGTCCGCCGTATGGAGATGGCCGAGGTCGGGCTCAAGATCCCGTACCTCCAGCTCCTTCTGAAGGCCTACGGTATCTCCGACGACGAGGCCGCCGCCTTCGTGCAGCTGGCCGAGGAGGCCAACAAGCCCGGCTGGTGGCAGCGCTTCCACGACATCCTGCCCGGCTGGTTCTCGATGTACGTCAGCCTGGAGGGTGCCGCCGGCCTCATCCGGTCGTACGAGCCCCACTTCGTGCCCGGGCTGCTGCAGACCGAGGACTACGCGCGCGGAGTGCTGCGGTCGGGCGCCATCGGCCAGACCAGCCCGGACGACATCGAGCGCCATGTCGCCCTGCGTATGCAACGCCAGCAACTGCTCACCCGTGAGGACGCGCCCCGGCTGTGGGTCGTGATGGACGAGACCGTGCTGCGCCGCCAGGTCGGCGGCCCGGAGGTGATGCGTGCCCAGATCGACCGGCTCCTCGAGGCCACGAAGCTGCCCAACGTGACGCTGCAGGTGGCGCCCTTCGCGAACGGGCCGCACCCCGGCACGTACGGGCCCTTCGTGCTGTTCCGATTTGCCATGTCAGAACTGCCGGACATGGTCTACAGCGAGTACCTGACCGGCGCCGTCTATCTCGACGCGCGCACCGAGGTGGCGACCCACCTGGAGGTCATGGACCGCATGGCGGCGCAGGCCGCTACGGCACATCGCACGAAGGGGATCCTCCGGGATCTCCGCAAGGAGCTGTGA
- a CDS encoding ATP-binding protein: MASVIPSPPLGTDATAAPHGLGAAPAVGPQRGAAAERRFRFELAAHPGSPAQARRLTRARLNGWAVCEDTCETAALVVSELVTNAIVHTASEHIVCELHDGADLVRIAVRDEGCAPGEPHPLAARPEDEHGRGLLLIDALCHAWGAHEQGPGLVVWADLARAAGFPDASGTGTGTVADTGPYNDLGWGSRPKPGPSGGSGDDDEAQARYGRGSGSVWL; this comes from the coding sequence GTGGCAAGCGTGATTCCGTCCCCGCCCTTAGGAACAGACGCCACCGCGGCCCCCCACGGCCTCGGTGCCGCCCCGGCGGTCGGGCCCCAGCGGGGCGCCGCCGCCGAGCGCCGGTTCCGCTTCGAACTGGCCGCGCATCCGGGTTCGCCCGCGCAGGCCAGACGCCTGACCAGGGCGCGGCTGAACGGCTGGGCGGTGTGCGAGGACACCTGCGAGACGGCGGCTCTGGTCGTGTCCGAGCTGGTCACCAACGCGATCGTGCACACCGCCAGCGAGCACATCGTGTGCGAGCTGCACGACGGGGCCGACCTGGTGCGCATAGCCGTGCGCGACGAGGGGTGCGCGCCGGGTGAGCCGCATCCGTTGGCGGCCCGGCCCGAGGACGAGCACGGAAGAGGACTGCTCCTCATCGACGCCCTCTGCCATGCGTGGGGGGCCCATGAGCAGGGGCCCGGGCTGGTGGTCTGGGCCGATCTGGCGCGCGCGGCCGGGTTCCCCGACGCTTCCGGCACCGGCACCGGCACCGTCGCCGACACCGGGCCGTACAACGACCTCGGGTGGGGGTCCCGGCCCAAGCCCGGCCCGTCCGGAGGTTCGGGCGACGATGACGAGGCGCAGGCGCGGTACGGCAGGGGATCGGGGTCCGTATGGCTGTGA
- a CDS encoding ABC transporter ATP-binding protein, producing MGKKLDAGEAGVSESERLLFGGPLRYDMGWNQHRDAFLELNFRALVTRLPSLLASSFRLAWQADRRAARVVLVAEVGRGLGQAVGLLAVNSVLGRLIGGGTLEERLRGAVPALVAMAAVMVVSTLLRAASTYATGRLEPKVERVATELYLERAAAVELAAIEDHAFHKLLDTAQYGAGSARRMIAYSTRVVNAAISLIAAAGVLTVLHPALLPLLATMTLPSAWSALTNARRRYESFHTWVQHSRAGHLISGLLTEPAAAPEIRVHGVGPFLLRHYRAMSETAEAEQARLARLAARTGLIAAAWTGLATVATYATLGGLLLAGAMALSVAGTAVIAIRTGSSSLDSLVLEVNALHEEALFVGDLQRLYVEAAERAIPVGGAPLPEDPREIRFENVTFSYPGESARPALDDVTLSLPLGRIVALVGENGSGKTTLVKLLAGLYTPDRGRVLWDDVDASTADRHQLAERIAMVAQDFKRWPFTARVNVAVGRSSAPLTEERLADSLTEAGAEDVVADLPRGLDTLLARHFSGGHELSGGQWQRLGIARAAYRRGHILIVDEPTAALDARAELEVFEKIRALASSGQTVVLITHRLASVRHADLVHVLDQGRLVESGTPDELLATGGVYAELYSLQAEQFTARVPAPKAG from the coding sequence GTGGGGAAGAAGCTCGATGCTGGTGAGGCCGGGGTTTCCGAGTCGGAGCGGCTGCTGTTCGGGGGGCCGCTGCGGTACGACATGGGGTGGAATCAGCATCGGGACGCCTTCCTGGAGCTGAACTTCCGGGCACTGGTGACGCGGCTGCCGTCCCTGTTGGCGTCGAGCTTCCGGCTCGCGTGGCAGGCCGACCGGCGGGCCGCGCGGGTGGTGCTGGTGGCCGAGGTGGGGCGAGGGCTGGGGCAGGCGGTCGGGCTGCTGGCCGTGAACAGTGTGCTGGGGCGGCTGATCGGGGGCGGGACACTGGAGGAGCGGTTACGCGGCGCCGTTCCGGCGCTGGTCGCGATGGCTGCCGTGATGGTGGTCTCGACGCTGCTGCGGGCCGCGTCCACGTATGCCACGGGGCGGCTGGAGCCCAAGGTGGAGCGGGTGGCGACCGAGCTGTACCTGGAGCGGGCGGCCGCCGTGGAGCTGGCCGCGATCGAGGATCACGCCTTCCACAAGCTGCTGGACACCGCGCAGTACGGCGCCGGATCCGCCCGCCGCATGATCGCGTACAGCACCCGGGTCGTGAACGCGGCCATCTCGCTGATCGCCGCGGCGGGCGTACTCACCGTGCTGCACCCGGCCCTGCTGCCCCTCCTCGCCACCATGACGCTGCCCAGCGCCTGGAGCGCTCTGACCAACGCCCGGCGCCGCTACGAGTCCTTCCACACCTGGGTGCAGCACTCCCGCGCCGGCCATCTGATCAGCGGGCTGCTGACCGAGCCCGCCGCCGCGCCCGAGATCCGCGTCCATGGCGTCGGGCCCTTCCTGCTGCGGCACTACCGGGCGATGTCGGAGACGGCTGAGGCGGAGCAGGCGCGGCTCGCCCGGCTGGCGGCGCGTACCGGGCTCATCGCGGCGGCATGGACGGGGCTCGCGACCGTCGCGACGTACGCCACGCTGGGCGGGCTGCTGCTCGCCGGCGCGATGGCGCTCTCCGTGGCGGGTACGGCCGTCATCGCGATCCGCACCGGCTCGTCGAGCCTCGACAGCCTGGTCCTGGAGGTCAACGCGCTCCATGAGGAGGCCCTGTTCGTGGGCGATCTGCAGCGGCTGTACGTCGAGGCGGCCGAACGGGCCATTCCGGTCGGTGGAGCCCCCTTGCCCGAGGATCCGCGGGAGATCCGGTTCGAGAACGTCACCTTCTCCTACCCCGGCGAGTCCGCCCGCCCCGCCCTCGACGACGTCACGCTCAGCCTCCCCCTCGGCCGGATCGTCGCGCTGGTCGGCGAGAACGGCTCCGGGAAGACCACTCTGGTGAAGCTGCTGGCGGGGCTCTACACGCCGGACCGGGGGCGCGTCCTCTGGGACGACGTCGACGCGTCGACCGCCGACCGGCACCAGCTCGCCGAGCGCATCGCCATGGTGGCCCAGGACTTCAAGCGCTGGCCGTTCACCGCCCGGGTCAATGTCGCCGTCGGCCGCTCCTCCGCGCCCCTCACCGAGGAGCGGCTGGCCGACTCGCTCACCGAGGCCGGGGCCGAGGACGTGGTGGCCGATCTGCCGCGCGGTCTGGACACCCTGCTGGCCCGGCACTTCAGCGGCGGGCACGAGCTGTCCGGCGGTCAGTGGCAGCGGCTGGGGATCGCGCGAGCCGCGTACCGGCGTGGGCACATCCTCATCGTGGACGAGCCGACGGCGGCCCTGGACGCACGGGCCGAGCTGGAGGTCTTCGAGAAGATCCGCGCGCTGGCCTCGAGCGGTCAGACGGTCGTCCTCATCACCCACCGGCTGGCGTCCGTACGCCACGCCGATCTGGTGCACGTCCTCGACCAGGGCCGGCTCGTGGAGTCCGGCACGCCGGACGAACTGCTGGCCACGGGCGGTGTGTACGCGGAGCTGTACTCGCTCCAGGCGGAGCAGTTCACCGCGCGGGTGCCCGCGCCGAAGGCGGGCTGA
- a CDS encoding DUF899 domain-containing protein: protein MSLPEIVSREQWRAAREELLVKEKAATRARDALNAERRGLPMVEVEEEYVFEGGDGKATLLDLFEGRQQLVVHHFMFAPEWDAGCRSCSGFLDQIGHLAHLKARGTTLVAVSRAPYTKILPFKARMGWTVPWYSSYGSDFNHDFEVTLEHEGELVERPGVSCFLRDRDRVFHTYSTYERGLDGLGSTTGFLDLTALGRQEEWEEPKGRASALGAPAGSERIRYHDEYED from the coding sequence ATGTCGCTTCCGGAGATCGTCTCGCGCGAGCAGTGGCGCGCGGCACGCGAGGAACTGCTGGTCAAGGAGAAGGCGGCCACGCGCGCGCGTGACGCGCTCAACGCCGAGCGGCGCGGGCTGCCCATGGTCGAGGTCGAGGAGGAGTACGTCTTCGAGGGCGGCGACGGCAAGGCCACCCTGCTCGACCTCTTCGAGGGACGGCAGCAACTCGTCGTCCACCACTTCATGTTCGCCCCCGAATGGGACGCCGGGTGCCGCAGCTGCTCGGGCTTCCTGGACCAGATCGGCCATCTGGCGCACCTCAAGGCACGCGGGACGACGCTCGTCGCCGTCTCCAGGGCGCCGTATACGAAGATCCTTCCGTTCAAGGCGCGCATGGGCTGGACGGTGCCCTGGTACTCGTCGTACGGCAGCGACTTCAACCACGACTTCGAGGTGACCCTGGAGCACGAGGGCGAGCTGGTGGAACGGCCCGGTGTCAGCTGCTTCCTGCGCGACCGGGACCGCGTCTTCCACACCTACTCGACGTATGAGCGCGGCCTCGACGGGCTGGGCTCGACCACCGGCTTCCTGGACCTCACCGCGCTGGGCCGCCAGGAGGAGTGGGAGGAGCCCAAGGGGCGCGCGTCGGCTCTTGGGGCGCCTGCGGGCAGTGAGCGCATCCGGTATCACGACGAGTACGAGGACTGA
- a CDS encoding amidohydrolase, translating to MTPSPAEAPADLVITGCTVLLHDDQERIGFAENAAIVVHGGVVEAVTTAAAVRDRPAVERLDAAGQVALPGLVNCHTHAPMVALRGVAEDLPTEEWFNDVVWPVESNLTEKDVELGARLACAEMIRGGVTCFADHYFSMDAVAGVVEECGIRAHLGEAYFSSQGPQGREKSLEFALRQRGAAGGRITTTLAPHAPYTVDDADLAATAELAAEHGLPVHLHASENRDQAETSLARHGVTPIDVLQRTGILDVDVLIAHGTGILDRDLPVLRNASGRTAVATAPRGYLKFAWPTTTPVRALHDIGIPVGLATDGAASNNSLDVWESMALTALLQKSTTGDPRWLTARQALHHATLQSARAIGLGDTLGTLAPGRRADIILVDLTGPHTQPVHDLAATLVHSARSSDVRTTIVDGRILMRDRELLTIDVPAVVRELGERLPALLDRGHGGRIQEYDT from the coding sequence ATGACGCCTTCTCCCGCAGAAGCTCCCGCCGACCTCGTCATCACCGGCTGCACGGTTCTCCTGCACGACGATCAGGAGCGGATCGGATTCGCGGAGAACGCCGCCATCGTCGTACACGGTGGAGTCGTCGAGGCGGTGACGACCGCGGCGGCCGTGCGCGACCGGCCCGCCGTCGAGCGCCTCGACGCGGCGGGCCAGGTCGCCCTCCCCGGTCTCGTCAACTGCCACACGCACGCCCCCATGGTCGCCCTGCGGGGGGTCGCCGAGGACCTGCCCACCGAGGAGTGGTTCAACGACGTGGTCTGGCCCGTCGAGTCCAACCTCACCGAGAAGGACGTGGAGTTGGGGGCGCGGCTCGCCTGTGCCGAGATGATCCGCGGTGGCGTCACCTGCTTCGCCGACCACTACTTCTCGATGGACGCCGTCGCCGGCGTCGTCGAGGAGTGCGGGATCCGGGCCCACCTGGGGGAGGCGTACTTCTCCTCCCAGGGCCCTCAAGGGCGGGAGAAGTCGCTGGAGTTCGCGCTACGGCAGCGCGGCGCCGCCGGCGGCCGTATCACCACCACCCTCGCCCCGCACGCCCCCTACACGGTCGATGACGCGGACCTGGCCGCCACCGCCGAACTCGCCGCCGAGCACGGCCTCCCCGTCCACCTCCACGCCTCCGAGAACCGCGACCAGGCCGAGACCAGCCTCGCCCGCCACGGCGTCACCCCCATCGACGTCCTCCAGCGCACCGGGATCCTCGACGTCGACGTCCTCATCGCGCACGGCACGGGCATCCTCGACCGCGACCTGCCGGTCCTGCGGAACGCCTCCGGCCGTACGGCCGTCGCCACCGCGCCCCGCGGCTACCTCAAGTTCGCCTGGCCCACCACCACACCCGTCCGCGCCCTGCACGACATCGGCATCCCCGTCGGCCTCGCCACGGACGGCGCCGCCTCCAACAACTCCCTCGACGTCTGGGAGTCGATGGCCCTCACCGCCCTCCTCCAGAAGTCGACCACCGGCGACCCGCGCTGGCTGACAGCCCGTCAAGCCCTGCACCACGCCACCCTCCAGAGCGCCCGGGCGATCGGCCTCGGCGACACCCTCGGCACCCTCGCCCCCGGCCGTCGCGCCGACATCATCCTCGTCGACCTCACCGGCCCCCACACCCAGCCGGTCCACGACCTCGCCGCCACCCTGGTCCACAGCGCCCGCTCCTCCGACGTCCGCACGACGATCGTGGACGGGCGGATCCTGATGCGCGACCGGGAGCTGCTGACGATCGATGTGCCCGCAGTCGTCCGGGAGTTGGGGGAGCGGCTGCCGGCACTCCTGGACCGCGGTCACGGCGGGAGGATCCAGGAATACGACACCTGA
- a CDS encoding FUSC family protein: MSRPARPAFALPPWLAHALRAQRGPVPWSAVVRGALAAGPLLLAAVLADRTSLGVVAAIAAMLAGINDRPGSRRVSVQRIGMPALAGGAGLFVGTYAGEHFGAVPLTLLLTGLGLLAGGISAVGSVASAAGTQLLVASAIGAGMPLPESGWQRALVYLAGAAWLLGLRLALPTPGSLVGDFRFDGERDAVADVYDAVADLLDAVGTRRATARRVALTAALDHAQDALTGPRLRRYASSSAERRLHAQYAAALPLAEAATALAWAGEGVAERSSEGPRRLAAAVRGNTHTGPLPAPSRSAPALRALDDALLHAAEAFDRGRGDSDLHTRRRTARDRVRAVFGAGGREYGLRVALSFGASAAIAQALHHAQWYGQHEHWYWLPATAVFLVKPDLGPLVSRVLCRAAGTVLGALLFAGFAAVLPRPEGLIALVALSGALIPVATRHFAAQTAVVTVLVLALVMVGGEPQASASRIGETLLACAIVLVVGHLPMPGQRGGGVRARLSAANRAAHAYLAHVLSESDAHDPTRAPRESPVHDVPNGHDPARSDARALRWTLRREAYRALAEARTAIALAAAELPALARHTEGADDVVATLERLVDTTTACAVHLDDSGRLTPWHTARLTELLEELAEERDRVGLRGPESPGVRLAG; the protein is encoded by the coding sequence GTGTCCCGCCCCGCTCGCCCGGCCTTCGCCCTACCGCCCTGGCTCGCCCACGCCCTCCGCGCCCAGCGCGGACCCGTCCCCTGGAGCGCGGTCGTCCGAGGAGCCCTGGCCGCCGGCCCCCTCCTCCTCGCGGCGGTCCTGGCAGACCGCACCTCCCTCGGCGTGGTGGCCGCCATCGCCGCCATGCTCGCCGGCATCAACGACCGCCCCGGCAGCCGCCGCGTCTCCGTCCAGCGGATCGGGATGCCCGCGCTGGCAGGGGGCGCCGGGCTGTTCGTCGGGACGTACGCCGGGGAGCACTTCGGTGCCGTCCCGCTCACCCTTCTCCTCACCGGCCTCGGGCTCCTCGCCGGCGGCATCAGCGCCGTCGGGTCCGTCGCCTCCGCCGCCGGTACGCAACTCCTCGTCGCCTCCGCCATCGGGGCCGGGATGCCGTTGCCGGAGAGCGGGTGGCAGCGGGCGCTCGTCTACCTCGCCGGTGCCGCCTGGCTGCTCGGGCTCCGGCTCGCCCTCCCCACCCCCGGCTCCCTCGTCGGAGACTTCCGGTTCGACGGCGAACGTGACGCCGTCGCCGACGTGTACGACGCTGTCGCGGACCTCCTCGACGCCGTCGGCACCCGGCGCGCCACCGCCCGTCGCGTCGCGCTCACCGCCGCCCTCGACCACGCGCAGGACGCCCTCACCGGGCCACGGCTGCGGCGGTACGCCTCCTCGTCCGCCGAGCGGCGACTGCACGCGCAGTACGCCGCCGCCCTGCCCCTCGCCGAGGCCGCCACCGCGCTCGCCTGGGCGGGGGAGGGCGTCGCCGAGCGGTCCTCAGAAGGGCCGCGCAGGCTCGCCGCGGCCGTCCGCGGCAACACCCACACGGGGCCCCTCCCCGCGCCCTCCCGCTCCGCGCCCGCCCTGCGCGCCCTCGACGACGCCCTGCTGCATGCCGCCGAGGCGTTCGACCGGGGCAGGGGCGACAGCGACCTGCACACCCGGCGCCGTACCGCCAGGGACCGGGTCCGGGCCGTCTTCGGAGCCGGCGGGCGCGAGTACGGGCTGCGGGTCGCCCTCAGCTTCGGAGCGAGCGCCGCCATCGCCCAGGCCCTGCACCACGCCCAGTGGTACGGGCAGCACGAGCACTGGTACTGGCTCCCCGCCACCGCCGTCTTCCTCGTCAAGCCCGACCTCGGACCGCTCGTGTCCCGGGTGCTGTGCCGGGCCGCCGGCACCGTGCTGGGAGCCCTGCTCTTCGCCGGATTCGCGGCCGTACTGCCCCGGCCCGAAGGGCTCATCGCCCTCGTCGCCCTCAGCGGCGCCCTCATCCCCGTGGCCACCCGGCACTTCGCCGCCCAGACGGCCGTCGTGACCGTCCTCGTACTCGCCCTGGTGATGGTGGGCGGCGAGCCGCAGGCCTCCGCGAGCCGGATCGGGGAGACGCTGCTGGCCTGCGCGATCGTGCTGGTCGTGGGGCACCTCCCGATGCCGGGACAGCGGGGAGGAGGAGTACGGGCCCGACTCTCCGCGGCCAACCGGGCCGCGCACGCCTACCTTGCCCACGTGCTGAGCGAGTCCGACGCCCACGACCCCACCCGAGCCCCGCGCGAATCCCCCGTCCATGACGTGCCGAACGGCCATGACCCGGCCCGTTCCGACGCCCGCGCCCTGCGCTGGACCCTCCGGCGCGAGGCATACCGGGCGCTCGCCGAGGCCCGTACCGCCATCGCTCTCGCCGCCGCGGAACTTCCCGCGCTCGCGCGGCACACGGAGGGCGCGGACGACGTCGTCGCCACGCTCGAACGGCTCGTCGACACGACCACCGCTTGCGCCGTCCACCTCGACGACTCCGGTCGGCTCACGCCCTGGCACACCGCCAGGCTCACCGAGCTGCTGGAAGAGCTCGCGGAGGAACGCGACCGGGTCGGGCTACGGGGCCCCGAGTCACCCGGCGTGCGTCTCGCCGGCTGA
- a CDS encoding response regulator transcription factor yields MHPTLTTTPAADATETPALTPRELETLRHIAAGRTYLQTARHMGLSQHTVDTYLRRIRAKFDVNTTAELTRLAMALGL; encoded by the coding sequence ATGCATCCCACCCTCACCACGACCCCCGCCGCCGACGCCACGGAGACCCCCGCCCTCACCCCCCGTGAACTGGAGACCCTGCGGCACATCGCCGCCGGCCGCACCTATCTCCAGACAGCTCGCCACATGGGGCTCTCCCAACACACCGTCGACACCTACCTGCGCCGCATCCGAGCCAAGTTCGACGTCAACACCACCGCGGAACTCACCCGCCTCGCCATGGCCCTCGGTCTGTAG